The nucleotide window TACGGTTGTGGAGGGGTTCAAGCCTCTTTCAATGAAAACAACCCCGACCTGATTGACCACTGGATTCGCCCGATTCGTAAGTATCTGGTCAGAGCCAAAAAAGAGCTCGAAGGCCTAAGTGAAGAGCAGAAACTCGACAAGCTTTGCGAAATTAATGTGAAAGAGCAAGTGCGTAATATCTGTCATATTCCAGCGGTTAAAAATGCTTGGAAAAAAGGTCAACCGCTGGCAATCCACGGTTTTATCTATGCAATCAAAGATGGCCGTTTACATAATCTTAAGGTTTCTGTCGATAACCTGGAAGATGCCGAGAAAAGGTTGTTTCGTTCTTAAAGAACCGCCACTGATCAAGGGAGCGTTATGAAGTTACTGCTTGTTGAGGATGAACCTCTGTTGGTCGAGAACCTTGAGAGTCGCTTTAA belongs to Thiomicrorhabdus immobilis and includes:
- the can gene encoding carbonate dehydratase, producing MCDKCDCNQDIEQLFKNNREWVDEINEADPDFFESLVHQQKPEYLWIGCSDSRVPANELVKMDPGTIFVHRNIANLVNSSDMNVLSVIQYAVEVLKVKHIIVNGHYGCGGVQASFNENNPDLIDHWIRPIRKYLVRAKKELEGLSEEQKLDKLCEINVKEQVRNICHIPAVKNAWKKGQPLAIHGFIYAIKDGRLHNLKVSVDNLEDAEKRLFRS